A region of the Vicia villosa cultivar HV-30 ecotype Madison, WI unplaced genomic scaffold, Vvil1.0 ctg.005771F_1_1, whole genome shotgun sequence genome:
taaaattaattcaattccttctcctaatacaaaggagaaactttcccaattattagcaataaacacaaccacaatgacacagagaaggttcctgtagagtactacagatatgtagggtgtttaaacacttccctatgtataaccgaccccccggactccagaatttctagtcgaggtgaaatccccacacttagcaaactcctagggtttagttgagatctttttttccctttcctactcgtaggacaaataagaaagttcgtgtgatatcgtaggaagaactgaaataaaattcatcccaccacgggcgcattctccttccaaatttcgcgtgaagggtctagcgtgccgtcctcccaagtgaaacggggaggtaaagaaaacgacaccacataaTTCAAAATAGTTTTAATCCATCCAcaaattttttcattaaaaccaAAACTATCAAGAGTAGCAATAAGGAAATCCCAATTAAGGGTATCAAAGGCTTTGGcaatgtcaattttcaaagcaGCATTGCCACTAAAActtttattttgaagaatgttGATTGCTTCAGAAGTGATGCAGACCCCATCCCTGATATTCCTGCCAGCCACAAAACCTTTTTGCTCCTTGGAGATCAAAATAGGGAGAATGGAAGCAAGTCTATCTGCAAGAATTTTGGAAATCAGCTTAAATTTTAAAGTTAGCAAGAGCTATAGGCCTGTAATGACCAATGTTGCTGGCATCATTGCTCTTTGGAATGAGAATGAGAGTGTTGGCATTATAATTAGGCAGCATCCACCCCTGAGTAAAGAACTGGATAACAGCAGCAACAATATCATTTTTTATTATGCTCAAATACTTGTGAAAGAATATGCCCCCAAAACCATCAGGCCAAGGGGAAGAATCAACATTGAGGTTGAGAACAGCCTTGTGAATCTCTTCTTCACTAGGAATCATGGTTAGCATATCATTAATAGGATCATTAACAAGCTTAGGGATCACCTTCCTGATGAGACCATTCTCCTGCAAAACATAATTCTGATTAAAAAGATTAGTGAAGTGTTCCACAATATGGTTTTCAAGCAAACTTTGATTAGATATCACACTATCATCAATGACTAAAGAA
Encoded here:
- the LOC131642755 gene encoding uncharacterized protein LOC131642755, with the translated sequence MEEYFWREKSRVKWHSQGDRNTKFFHTYARIRRKTNTINSLVIDDSVISNQSLLENHIVEHFTNLFNQNYVLQENGLIRKVIPKLVNDPINDMLTMIPSEEEIHKAVLNLNVDSSPWPDGFGGIFFHKYLSIIKNDIVAAVIQFFTQGWMLPNYNANTLILIPKSNDASNIDRLASILPILISKEQKGFVAGRNIRDGVCITSEAINILQNKSFSGNAALKIDIAKAFDTLNWDFLIATLDSF